One Clavelina lepadiformis chromosome 1, kaClaLepa1.1, whole genome shotgun sequence genomic region harbors:
- the LOC143452838 gene encoding anaphase-promoting complex subunit 10-like, giving the protein MSDDGESDGIDATNYRYVIKSDLKELMETQCLKEIGSQAIWSVSSCKQGYGVNLLRDNNLETYWQSDGIQPHMVNVQFRQKTSIHSIGVYTDYKADESYTPSRLSVLIGNDFNDLHEIEQIEINEPTGWVWIKLHDHARGKSVRTFMAQISVQQNHQNGRDTHMRQIKVFASTKESASLDHVLSGTRLPCFTSVDCSQYSTIR; this is encoded by the exons ATGTCTGACGATGGAGAAAGTGATGGAATTGATGCAACTAACTATCGCTACGTCATCAAAAGTGACTTAAAGGAATTAATGGAAACCCAGTGCCTCAAAGAAATAGGGTCCCAAGCCATTTGGTCAGTTTCATCATGCAAGCAAG GATATGGAGTTAATTTACTCAGAGACAACAACCTGGAAACGTACTGGCAATCTGATGGAATTCAACCGCATATGGTTAATGTACAGTTCAG GCAAAAGACCAGCATACACAGTATTGGTGTGTACACCGATTACAAAGCTGATGAAAGTTATACACCTAGTCGACTGTCAGTTCTAATTGGGAATGACTTCAATGATCTTCATGAAATAGAG caaattgaaataaatgaacCCACTGGCTGGGTCTGGATTAAGTTGCACGATCACGCCAGAGGAAAATCGGTTCGTACATTCATGGCTCAAATATCGGTGCAACAg AACCATCAAAATGGACGAGATACCCACATGCGCCAGATCAAAGTGTTTGCTTCAACTAAGGAGAGCGCATCGCTCGATCATGTCCTCTCCGGTACCCGACTGCCTTGTTTTACGTCCGTGGATTGCTCTCAGTACAGCACTATTCGATAA